ATACCATTGTTtgttaattgataataaaagataattgatatcattgtttttataatttctttatataaaaaaatttagttatttgatttatttgagTGCGAAATTTGTATAGACGCAGttctgttttattaaatttgagatataatttttagttttggtgTTTATGTAGGTGTTGAAGAATAAAAACCCACCCAtgaaaataaatagtatatacGTACATgtagatgttattttttttagaaaaggttgTACTACAATAATTTGTTTGGGGACGACGTTTTGGTTTAGAATTGATaaagttatttagttttaaatctttcagttttgttaaaatacaagtaagttaaaataattctttcgtCCCCACGTAAAAACAAATTCtgcaactatttatttattaagtgaataagtttttttttttttttttggtagtcTTATAGGgtgggttttttgttttctaagtaaagattattataatttccCCCGTCTTTAGATACAGTGAACGAAATTTTCTTAGCCGCACACAATTTGTATCAGATTTTTCATTATAGAGACTTaattaaacgttttattaagaaatttctgTATGTGATATATTTATACCATTGTTtgttaattgataataaaagataattgatatcattgtttttataatttctttatataaaaaaatttagttatttgatttatttgagTGCGAAATTTGTATAGACGCAGttctgttttattaaatttgagatataatttttagttttggtgttgaaaaaatcaattttaaattgtaagtaatttcataattttacttataaaaatatttttcataaatttaaaattcaatgtttcATATTTTTAGTGAAATGGCAcatggaaaatttttaaatgaccatGAAAAAGGTTTAATTAAAGCATATAAGGATTCCGGGTTATCTAATAGAGAAATTGGACGAAAAATTGGACGATCTGAAAAGGTGATTAGAAACTTTTTGAAACTTGGGTCAGTATATGGCGTCAATCaaaaaatacgtaaaaactaCAAGATAACGAAAAGGAACGTGGAACAAATTCGACAATTAGcgacaaaacaaaagttaactGCGAGTCAAATCATATCAGAATTAAGTTTGACAATCACTCCTAGACGTGTTCAACAAATATTGTCAAGATCTGATAATATAAAATGGCGAAAACCACTAAAAAAAACCATGTTTAAAGCAAATACACAAAGAAGCACAACTTGAATTCGCCAGAAAATATATGGATTTTGGAGAAAAGTGGAAATATGTCGTATTTTCTGACGAAAAGAAGTTTAATCTTGATGGACCAGATGGTTTTAGCTATTACTGGCATGATTTGCGAAAAAACAATGCACCTCGTTTGTCACGCAATTTTGGTGGTGGATCATTAATGACATGGGCAGCATTTTGTATCAATGGAAAGACATCGATATGttttatatcaacaaaaatGAAATCCATTAGTTATACAGATTTATTAGAAGATGTCTTAatcgattttttgaaaaataacttgGACCCGGTGGGAAGTGAGCTAACGACTAgcgagcgactagctagctttatagcgattttctagcgatttttcttttcttattttattctttcgtaatgtctttaacatcttcaaaaattcgatttttagtgttggatctattataattatgaaaataattgaactttaaacatgtCGATTTTGTAACGAtatgtcgctagctacatatcgcagTTTTTAAGaaagcgattttattacgaaaagacgctagctacatatcgtattGGTGTAGCTGGTTACTAGATAGCGATAAATCAATAGCTATTCGATTGTTACGTATCGCAGCTTTTAAGCTATCGATTTAATAACGATTTATCGCTAtttacatatcgtagctttgtagctagctacatgATAGCCACAACTCAATAGCTAGTTGATAGCTTCATATCGCAGTTTTTAAGaaagcgattttattacgaaaagacgctagctacatatcgtattGGTGTAGCTGGTTACTAGATAGCGATAAATCAATAGTTATTCGATTGTTACGTATCGCAGCTTTTAAGCTATCGATTTAATAACGATTTATCGCTAgttacatatcgtagctttgtagctagctacatgATAACCACAACTCGATAGCTAGTTGATAGCTTCATATCGCAGTTTTTAAGAAAGCAATTTTATTACGAAAAgacgctagctacatatcgtattGGTGTAGCTGGTTACTAGATAGCGATAAATCAATAGTTATTCGATTGTTACGTATCGCAGCTTTTAAGCTATCGGTTTAATAACGATTTATCGCTAtttacatatcgtagctttgtagctagctacatgATAACCACAACTCGATAGCTAGTTGATAGCTTCATATCGCAGTTTTTAAGaaagcgattttattacgaaaagacgctagctacatatcgtattGGTGTAGCTGGTTACTAGATAGCGATAAATCAATAGCTATTCGATTGTTACGTATCGCAGCTTTTAAGCGATCGATTTAATAACGATTtatcgctagctacatatcgtattTGTGTAGCTAGCTACATGATAGCCGCAAATCGATAGCTAGTTGATAGCTTCATATCGCAGTTTTTAAGAAAGCGATTGTATTAAgatatgacgctagctacatatcgcgTTTGTCTAGCTGGCTACTAGATAGCCAGAAATAGATTGCTAGTTGATAACTAAATATCGTAGCTTTTGTTCAGCGACTTTATTACGATATCGAGATATATCTCTTGCGGCCGACTTTATTACGATATCGAGATCTATctttgtgcggccgtggcgcagtggtttgaacgcttgctttataagcaggagatccaggttcgaaacgagctctggacatattttcgcgtcacggaaaggaaggaggcgtgaacttcctggttaaaaatgcacttccgcggtgctctgtgacaagaccgttaggacttcttggggcacctaaaataaaaaaaaataaaaaaaaaataaataaataaatctcaaaAACTACATATCGCTCCTATATTAACCTATAGTTAATATAGACACGATATCTATATATTACCTATAGTTAATATAGACACGATATCTAGTATTTGAGATATCGTAATAAAGTCCCTGGAAATAAGCTGTGACATATACGCAACACCATGGTGTTCCGTAATGCAGAATACTAAAGTATGTTGATTAACAATTTTAGACTCGTTTTTTTACCCACGCACTTTTTTGATACGTAATTTAATCAAACATAtgaataaattacgtatcaTTAAAGTAAGTGGGTAAAAAAACGAGTATAaaagtatcatttttattatacgCAATTTAATCATAATTATGATTAAATTGCGTATCATAAAAGTGCGTCGATAAAGAAACGAGTCTAAAAGTGTTAATTTACATACTTCCGAATTACGCAACATAAATTTACAcaacttttatgatttttggcGTAATTTCTCTAACGACTTAACTTGTCATATTCAAATTTGCTATACATAGCCTGCAATTTTATcgctatttcattttttgcacTATCACACTACGATTCATatcgtttttaaaatatcaatatcaatatcAAATATGGCATCTAAAATATCTTCAGATGTTTCGGAATGCACTAGAATTCTTCAAAGCTCTAAACGGATGGGCCAAGTTGAACCGGTAACTtacatttcatttatttgttctGTAAATTAGTAACCAGACTAGTCTATGGATAGACTTACAACACAGACATAGACAATTCTGTATGTTGTAATGGACACaacaaatgtttaattttttgtccttGTTGTGTCTATCAAATTTTTGATGGTGTCCTAAGATTgctcagttaaaaaataattttcacttCATAAGTCTACAAAGCATAATTTTTTGTCTATTTGGTGTCTATGATTTTGTCTAAATTTACTTGATTTCATAAAACCAGAAATATTGATTTTTgccaataaaatctaaattatccaaaaaatcccttagaaacaaaaaagaaaatatacgatacattatatttgaattttatttcatggtaaaaatgacttttatggTGACAAATTTAAAGTGGTGACAAATTTTAGGACGGAATATCACAATAATGTTTACACAAATAGTTGATTTTCCAAAATTTAGATCCAATCATAGTCAGATTCACAGTCTGAGGATAGAATGTTAAGAAAATCAGGAttgattagattttttaaatgataaacttacctattaatattatatatattattaatattatatatatatatatataaaatatatatattattaatatatatatatatatatatatatatatatatatatatatatatatatatatatatatatatatatatatatatatatatatatatatatacaatttatgagatatatatatatataaataagatcttttttatatatataatatcataaatatcatATCAgtactaaatttatatatatatatatatatatatatatatatatatatatatatatatatatatatatataatatatatatatatatatatatatatatatatatatatatatataagtttagtttatttttttgataatacttTACCTATAttatattgctttatattacttttaactaacttttattatttttatataacatatattataatatatgtaataataatatatataatatatatataaaatacatgtattatatatatatatatatatatatatatatatatatgtgtgtgtgtgtgtgtgtgtgtgtgtgtgtgtgtgtgtgtgtgtgtgtgtgtgtgtgtgtgtgtgtgtgtgtgtgtgtgtgtgtgtgtgtgtgtgtgtgtgtgtgtgtgtagtcTATTCTTTTGATATTGCTTTACATATATGTAAAgcattatcaaatataaaaattacatttttagttCATCAGGTTGTTAAGAACAGCTCGtcgaaaaagttttgaaaatgctAGAGCATCTTTAAATGAAGATGCTAACATTGaagcagttaaaaataaaataattgatgatTATGAATGTGATGCAAGTTGTAATAATGATATTTCATTTGAGTCTAGCGACGTAATTAGTTCAGATGAGTCATCTGATAAGGACAATGACATTAGCATGACATCAAAAATCTACGACATAAATCAAAAGCTTTTGGacttttatttaagatataatCTGACTAGAAATGCTATGGAAGctcttttaaagttattaaacatcAATTATGATAAAACTTTGCCATTATCTGTTACTACACTTAAAGCTAAGTCAATAACCTACAACCAGTCTAAAAATTGGgtaaaaagaattgaaaaaaaaaatttgatgtcaTATATTGGCGTCAAAGACAATTTATTGTATTGCATGGACCATCGtaatttacaattaagtttaaaaaataaagatggcAACAGTGGCATAGTAAAATTACgactgttttttaatttagatggTTTGCctgtttttaaatcttctaaattATCATTTTGGCCAATTCTAATGTCATTTAGGGATTATAATCATATTGGTGCACTTCCTGTAGCATTGCACTGTGGTGTAGAAAAaccaaatttgaatttttatcttaaaCAACTGGTTGATGAATTGCAAATTTTAAGTGTTCCTTTTGATTTGAAAGGACAACAAATGGTTATTTCTGATGTTGATTTTATCTGCGATACCCCTGCACGTTCATttgctcaaaatatttttaatcacaaTGCATACTACGGATGTGGGTACTGTAATATCAAAGGTGAGTATTGTTACAATCGTATTATTTTTACAGATCAGAATTATACACCACGTTCTGATGAAAGTTACAAAAGTATATCAGAAAATAATCAGCATGGCCCTTCACCTCTTTTGAATATCCCTCAATTAAGTGGACTGTAATCGTCATGTCCTCCAGAATATATGCATCTGGTACTCCAAGGTGTGGTGAAAAAGTTATGCACATGTTATTTCACTAAAGTACCTTTTCTGCATTTATCTTGTAGACTTTCACAACATTTACTGAGTAAATTATCCGCTGAAATCGATGATATAAGGAAGTATTTACCATCAGAATTCCACAGAAAACTTAGTTctttggttaattttaaaaactggaaaGCCTCTGAATTTCGACAGTTTGTTTTATATCTTGGACCATTTCTCTTACATGATAAATTGCCAGATCGGTATTATGACCATTTTATTATGTTGCACTTCAGCATGTATGTTTTGGCTTCTGATGAATATGTTGCTTATCATGTTATTGCATCTGAGtgtgttaaaaaatttgttgaatttaTGCCTATATTATTTAGCTAAAGATCTATGGTCTATAATGTGCATGTGTTAATTCATCTAgctttttttgtagtaaaatatGGACCTTTGGACTCATTTTCTGCATTTCAATTCGAAAATATGTTGGGTTTATTAAAAAGACGAATTAAAACAGgtagaaacatttttcaacACGCAATTGTTTGCTTAAATGATCTTCGATCAGTAACTAATAATCACTTGAACACTGTAAAGATTTCTACTGATCTGCCGGATTGTGCTTTTGTTATTGATGATGGTTCCATTGTTTTATGCACTAGTACAAGTCTTGACTGTTTACATATATCTGGAATTCTTTTATCTTATGTGAAGCCACTTTATACATTTCCGTACTCATCAAAAGTCCTTAGAATTGGATATTATCAGAAAAGTTGCACACATGCTTATAATGTTAGACCCATTCGAAAATGTATCATGATTATTTGTAGGGAAAACTACTTTCTAATTATCCCATTGGTCtgcaaattaaactaaagttttaaagttgctatgggttataattttaatttatttacagaacttgattagtttttttttaatttttaaaaaaattttgtgttgatttaaaaatatatcaattcaTTTGAAGTCTTTATACTATTTTAACTGTGTATTTTCTAAAtcataaatgtataatttttatgttacattttgcaaatattttatttcagatgaattatattgtatatttgtatTGTGACAGTGAAGTTCTGGAATTAAAAAACTGTGACATAATAATGTCAGAGAAACTAAAAAATTGGTCTATGGATGATTGGAGATCTCGTGGTCAAACATTAACGGAAGATGACCTTCAAATAAAGGCAATGCATAATTACagataagtattttataccctgttggaattaaaaaataaaaagtgtttcagtagtaacattttttaaaagtaaattaatcttacaaaattgtattttttatttattttatacgtttcAGTTGGAATTGATACGAAATTGCTTATTCAAAAAATTCCAAAACTTgtagtaaacaaaaattttactcCTAAAAACGGACTCCTTAGACTTATTGATCGTGTGGGTCAAACCAAAAGGCAGAGCATTCCACCATTGAATGTGAgtgtttttaaaccaatttaataaattatttatattgtaatcaATATACTAAGTATTGCAGAAAATGTgttgaatatttaatttaggtactttaatttttatgatctaaatttattttgatttctggTGGGCTTTCttgataatatagatttttgtATACGTTTATTGTACATATAAAACTATGATTgtacaaatactaaaaaagttatttgttttgtaGCATATTCTCACTGCAGAATCAGAAGTAGAAATTGAATTTAATACATCAAAAAAACAAGAGAACTCCTATAAATCTACAAAACggaaagagaaaagaaaaagcCTTTCTGAAGAACCGTCTTTACCATCATGGCTGTTGTGGGAGCCACCAAAGCTCCTTAATTCCAATTCAgtatacatttttaacaattttttatcccATTTgtgaaaataagaatttttatttggtttcaTTTGAAtggtttgtttgttgtttttttagttaccatttttaaatgaaagaatcagtataaaataattagaatatAGTGATAgagtttttatatcatttaagaGTATTTATAATCATTGTTAATCTTGTTTTAGAACCTTCTGTCTGTCTCTGCCTCAATGGATCAAGTAGATGACTCGCCAGTTACACAGACAGTGTCTCCATCAGAGTTGCAGTCTGTTTCACAAATTCAACCACTATTGCATTCATCTTCTTCCTTTTCTTTGCCATCTCAAAAAAATGGGATAGaccaaataaataactttattctgAAAGCAAACGTTGAACCCAATACTGTTGAAGGCATTCAATTTATAGTGAATGCCATGTACAGTAAAGTTTGTGGGTTGGAAACCGAAATGCGTACCATACGTTCACTTTTAGACACTAACCATGGTAataacgaaaatataaatatagattattTACCAGCAAATTCAGTTGAAGAGTTTGATTCactagagaaaaaaaataattcactcTAATGATAAAGATATCATTTGCAGAAAGATGAAGCAAATTGGTGGGAAAAATGTaagtgactttttaaaaaatgctttaaaaacttgcATAACAGACAAGCTATGTTGCAGCATCAATCGAACTGGTGCAGATAAAAAGCGTAGGTTTATAGGACCAGTCGAAAGTTTGATTTTTGATGCAGCTTACTGTTTATTTCCAACTGCCACTGAATCCAGTATGACTACCTTAATTGCGAAACACTTGAAAAAATCTAAAGATCGATATTTTGCAACAAGAAAGAGAAATTCTTCTTTAACAAATGATTTAAACAGTCCTGTTAGAAAAATTCGAAAATTAAACACTGACTCGTGTAGTGATTccagttaaattattttttaaatttgttttattatttattcatcttttttttttttttagttattttattcttcatatatatttttaaataacttttaatattattaatttaatttaagcaaaatcatttagttgttaatggctttttttattttttaaaaataattcatacattttcttttaacattttataatgactttaacatttataattttttattgaaaccagttttaacattttgtatttaatttgttataaatgcaATCTTATTTCAATGGTTATAATTCATTTCCCTGAAAAATATAGCATGCGATTTTTTCAGGAATATCTTCTAGCCTAACCGATATTTTCTAGCCTAGAAGTGTAGTTATTGTTACGAGTTTTCACTAGCTATTCTCTACCTTAATTAGCTAGCGGGTCGCTAGCTTATTTAGCTAGCAATTCGCTAGCTTAtcaagctagcgatcctcgtggccaaatcgctgtctttatcgtaacgactTGTCGCTAGCTAGTCGCAATTTTTTGTAGcaagcgatcctcgtggccaaatcgctatCTTTATCGTAACGACTTGTAGCTGGCGATCCTcatggccaaatcgctgtctttatcgtaacgactTGTCGCTAGCTAGTCGCAATTTTTTGTAGcaagcgatcctcgtggccaaatcgctatCTTTATTGTAACGACTTGTAGCTAGCGATCCGCTAGCTttaaaagctagcgatcctcatggccaaatcgctgtctttattgTAACGACTTGTCGCTAGCTAGTCGCAATTTTTTGTAGcaagcgatcctcgtggccaaatcgctatCTTTATCGTAACGACTTGTAGCTAGCGATCCGTTAGCTTAAAAAggtagcgatcctcgtggctaaatcgctgtctttatcgtaacgactTGTCGCTAGCTAGTCGCAATTTTTTGTAGCAAgcaatcctcgtggccaaatcgctatCTTTATCGTAACGACTTGTAGCTAGCGATCCGCTAGCTTATAAAGCTatcgatcctcgtggccaaatcgctgtcttaatCGTTACGAATATCGCTAGccattcgctagccgatttcccaccggggAAGATCAAGTCATTTTCCAACAAGACAATGCACCCATTCATAAATCAAGAGAAACTATGGGATGGTTTGAATCCAAAAACATCGAAGTGATGAGATGGCCTGCATATAGTCCAGATCTCAATCCAATTGAGAACCTTTGGGGAATCTTATCTCGAAAGGTTTATGAAAATGGACGACAATTTAGCAGCATTCAAGAACTTCCAGGTGAAGTCAATAGGTGTTAGCAAGAAATTCAACCAATGACACTCCAATCGCTCATTAATTCAATGCCAAATAGAATTTTTGAAGTGATTAAGAGCCACGGAGGACccactaaatattaaaatttaaaaaaaatattttttttcttttcattatttaatttttaaaagtgcgTCTAACGAAAATTCGCATATGAAAAGTGCattccttattatttattttttttctatttttaatgtgatatatttttattataaatactttactaataaaatacttaataactaagctatacaataaaaatcatattttcttttttacctaataaattttccttaaaaattaaaatttcgtATAA
The nucleotide sequence above comes from Hydra vulgaris chromosome 09, alternate assembly HydraT2T_AEP. Encoded proteins:
- the LOC136084830 gene encoding uncharacterized protein LOC136084830 gives rise to the protein MDQVDDSPVTQTVSPSELQSVSQIQPLLHSSSSFSLPSQKNGIDQINNFILKANVEPNTVEGIQFIVNAMYSKVCGLETEMRTIRSLLDTNHGNNENINIDYLPANSVEEFDSLEKKNNSL